The following proteins are encoded in a genomic region of Triticum dicoccoides isolate Atlit2015 ecotype Zavitan chromosome 1B, WEW_v2.0, whole genome shotgun sequence:
- the LOC119350883 gene encoding BTB/POZ and MATH domain-containing protein 3-like: MSFAGASFVADGRLLQPSVQCAMIYSGTASSGSWWYHLLVVEGYSRIKNMPRGDRIRGRSFGAGGYRWAMKFYPNGDVMDYADFMSVYLVLDQDVAQSVKVHTQFSFIDQVDQQVLACIRARKARDFSKYNWGYGQSRFIKREEFEKSEHLKYDCFTIRCDLFIAEASATTFIEVPPSNLCEHLNHLFATKVGADVMFEVGHESFAAHRNILAARSTVFMAELFGPMKEGTTAGAIRIQDMEPHVFNALLGFIYTDLMPKMRKVGGEAQAEEVGADEVTWLRHLLPAADRFDLQRLRSMCEERLSEHIDLSLVTVILALAAQHHCRGLKEACLEFLKVQSAEDLGGVMATSDWQHLTATNPSVLNELIAKLASKP; encoded by the coding sequence ATGTCCTTCGCCGGCGCATCCTTTGTTGCTGACGGCAGGCTGCTACAGCCATCCGTCCAGTGTGCCATGATCTACTCTGGCACGGCCAGCAGCGGTAGCTGGTGGTATCATCTGCTTGTGGTTGAAGGTTACTCCCGCATCAAAAACATGCCCCGTGGAGATAGAATCAGGGGTCGCTCCTTCGGAGCTGGAGGCTATCGATGGGCTATGAAATTCTATCCCAATGGTGATGTCATGGATTATGCCGATTTCATGTCCGTTTATCTTGTCCTTGATCAAGATGTTGCACAATCTGTGAAGGTGCATACTCAGTTTAGTTTCATTGATCAGGTTGACCAGCAAGTACTTGCGTGCATCCGTGCACGTAAAGCACGCGACTTCTCGAAATATAACTGGGGCTATGGTCAAAGTCGATTCATCAAACGAGAGGAATTTGAGAAGTCAGAGCATCTCAAGTATGACTGTTTCACCATCCGGTGCGATCTTTTCATCGCCGAAGCTTCTGCAACTACCTTCATTGAGGTGCCGCCATCTAACTTATGCGAGCATCTGAACCATCTCTTTGCGACCAAGGTTGGCGCCGATGTGATGTTCGAGGTTGGCCATGAGAGTTTTGCTGCTCACCGGAACATTCTCGCGGCCCGTTCCACTGTCTTCATGGCGGAGCTCTTCGGCCCCATGAAGGAGGGGACTACAGCGGGTGCCATACGGATACAAGACATGGAACCACACGTGTTCAACGCCTTGCTTGGTTTCATATACACTGACTTGATGCCCAAGATGAGGAAGGTGGGAGGAGAAGCACAAGCAGAAGAAGTTGGAGCCGATGAGGTTACGTGGCTGCGACACTTGCTTCCTGCAGCAGACCGGTTTGATCTCCAGCGGCTCAGGTCGATGTGTGAAGAGAGGTTGTCGGAGCACATAGATTTGAGCTTGGTGACGGTCATCCTTGCTTTGGCTGCACAACATCATTGCCGTGGACTCAAGGAGGCCTGCCTggagttcctcaaagtccagtccGCTGAAGACTTGGGAGGAGTCATGGCGACCAGCGATTGGCAGCACCTGACTGCAACTAACCCCTCTGTTCTGAACGAgcttatcgccaagcttgcctccaaaCCATAG